One window of Dyadobacter sandarakinus genomic DNA carries:
- the infC gene encoding translation initiation factor IF-3 codes for MALRPPSGRLRVPEEPYKINERITAKEVRLVGENIEPGIMDINAARAIAKAQGLDLVEIAPTAVPPVCKVTDYSKFKYEQKKKQKEIKAKAQKVVIKEIRFGPNTDDHDFEFKLKHATNFLKEGSKVKAYVHFVGRTIVFKERGLNLLNKFSESLTEFGKLEMEPKLEGKRMTIILTPNIKK; via the coding sequence ATGGCATTAAGACCCCCTAGTGGACGGTTAAGAGTTCCGGAAGAACCTTATAAAATAAACGAAAGAATTACAGCGAAAGAAGTACGTCTGGTTGGAGAGAACATTGAGCCGGGTATAATGGATATCAATGCAGCCCGAGCCATCGCAAAGGCACAAGGACTTGACCTGGTTGAAATTGCGCCTACTGCAGTTCCCCCTGTTTGTAAAGTAACGGATTACTCCAAATTCAAGTACGAGCAAAAGAAAAAGCAGAAGGAGATCAAGGCGAAGGCTCAGAAAGTGGTTATCAAGGAAATTCGTTTCGGTCCTAATACCGATGATCACGATTTCGAGTTCAAGCTGAAACATGCGACGAACTTTTTGAAAGAAGGATCCAAAGTAAAGGCTTACGTGCACTTTGTAGGTCGTACTATTGTGTTTAAAGAAAGAGGGCTCAACCTGCTCAACAAGTTTTCGGAGTCATTGACCGAATTTGGCAAGCTGGAAATGGAGCCTAAGCTGGAAGGAAAAAGGATGACGATCATTCTTACGCCTAACATCAAGAAATAG
- the rpmI gene encoding 50S ribosomal protein L35: MPKMKTNSGAKKRFALTGTGKIKRKHAFHSHILTKKSNKRKRGLVKTGLIDVSNEKQVLAMLRK, from the coding sequence ATGCCTAAAATGAAAACCAACTCTGGCGCCAAAAAGCGTTTTGCGCTGACCGGCACCGGGAAAATCAAAAGAAAGCACGCTTTTCACAGCCACATTCTTACCAAAAAATCAAACAAACGCAAGCGTGGTTTGGTGAAAACCGGTTTGATCGATGTATCCAATGAGAAGCAGGTACTGGCAATGCTCCGGAAGTAA
- the thrS gene encoding threonine--tRNA ligase, whose protein sequence is MKDESQVKITLPDGSERYYPKGVTALDIALSISEGLARNVIAAKVNTEVWDPTRAITQDSTVKLLTWNDEDGKSTFWHSSAHLLAEALEALYPGVKFGTGPSIERGFYYDVDLNGQSLSQEDFPKIEAKMLELARQKNEYVRKPISKADAIELFTKKGDEYKLELIDGLADGSITLYEQGGFTDLCRGPHIPNTGFIKAAKLTNVAGAYWRNNQANKMLTRIYGITFPKQKELDEYLTLMEEAKKRDHRKLGRELELFAFSDKVGQGLPLWLPKGAMLRERLQAFLSKAQSRAGYTPVVTPHIGSKDLYVTSGHWDKYGKDSFQPIKTPNPGEEYLLKPMNCPHHCEIYKTSPRSYRDLPLRFSEFGTVYRYEQSGELHGLTRVRGFTQDDAHIFCRPDQVKEEFIRVIDLVLYVFKSLGFNDYSAQISLRDPNDRQKYIGKDEDWERAENAIIEAAAERGLNTVTELGEAAFYGPKLDFMVKDALGRKWQLGTIQVDYQLPQRFELEYTGSDNQKHRPVMIHRAPFGSMERFIAILIENSAGQFPLWLAPDQISILPISEKFADYAEEVFFRLQDEDIRGFVDHRDEKIGRKIRDSEVSKVPFMLILGEKEAAEGKLSVRRKGEGDLGSMTVDEFVSFFKKEAAVIS, encoded by the coding sequence ATGAAAGACGAGTCTCAAGTAAAAATTACCCTGCCCGACGGTAGTGAACGCTACTACCCGAAAGGAGTTACCGCGCTCGACATCGCGCTCAGCATCAGCGAAGGCCTGGCGCGCAATGTAATTGCTGCCAAAGTGAACACCGAAGTATGGGATCCCACACGTGCGATCACGCAGGATTCTACGGTGAAGCTGCTGACGTGGAATGATGAAGATGGTAAATCCACTTTCTGGCACTCTTCCGCCCACTTGCTGGCGGAGGCACTTGAGGCATTGTATCCCGGTGTTAAATTCGGAACGGGACCGTCCATTGAAAGGGGATTTTATTACGACGTGGACCTGAACGGCCAGTCTTTATCCCAGGAGGATTTCCCGAAAATAGAGGCCAAAATGCTCGAACTGGCTCGTCAGAAAAACGAGTATGTCCGCAAGCCCATCAGCAAGGCTGATGCTATTGAACTGTTTACCAAAAAAGGTGACGAATACAAGCTGGAACTCATTGACGGACTCGCAGATGGTTCGATTACATTGTACGAGCAGGGCGGGTTTACCGACCTTTGCCGCGGTCCTCATATTCCTAACACCGGCTTTATCAAAGCTGCCAAGCTTACGAACGTGGCTGGCGCTTACTGGCGCAACAACCAGGCGAATAAAATGCTTACGCGCATTTACGGGATTACTTTTCCAAAACAAAAAGAACTGGACGAGTACCTGACGCTGATGGAAGAAGCCAAAAAACGGGATCACCGGAAGCTGGGCCGCGAGCTCGAACTCTTTGCATTTTCTGATAAAGTTGGCCAGGGATTGCCGCTTTGGCTGCCCAAAGGTGCGATGCTGCGCGAACGTCTGCAGGCATTTTTGAGCAAGGCACAGTCGAGGGCGGGCTATACCCCCGTGGTTACGCCGCACATCGGCAGCAAGGATCTATATGTTACTTCCGGCCACTGGGATAAGTACGGGAAGGATTCGTTTCAGCCGATCAAAACACCCAACCCGGGTGAGGAATACTTGCTGAAACCCATGAACTGCCCGCATCATTGCGAAATTTATAAAACTTCTCCCCGCTCCTACCGCGACCTGCCGCTGCGCTTTTCGGAGTTTGGTACGGTGTATCGGTACGAGCAGAGCGGCGAGCTGCACGGCCTTACCCGCGTGCGCGGCTTTACACAGGATGATGCACACATCTTCTGCCGGCCCGACCAGGTGAAAGAAGAGTTTATTCGAGTAATCGACCTCGTTTTATATGTGTTCAAATCGTTGGGCTTCAATGATTATAGTGCACAGATATCACTTCGTGACCCGAATGACCGGCAAAAATATATTGGCAAGGATGAAGATTGGGAACGTGCCGAAAATGCGATTATTGAAGCGGCGGCTGAGCGTGGCCTGAATACCGTGACAGAGCTTGGTGAGGCTGCATTTTACGGTCCCAAGCTTGATTTTATGGTGAAAGATGCACTGGGACGTAAATGGCAGCTGGGTACCATTCAGGTAGACTATCAGCTTCCGCAGCGTTTTGAGCTGGAATATACGGGCTCGGACAATCAGAAGCACCGGCCGGTGATGATTCACCGTGCACCATTCGGATCTATGGAGCGGTTTATCGCGATCCTGATCGAGAACAGCGCCGGACAGTTTCCGCTGTGGCTTGCTCCCGACCAGATCTCTATCCTGCCTATTTCCGAAAAGTTTGCGGATTATGCCGAGGAAGTATTTTTCAGATTGCAGGACGAGGATATCCGTGGTTTTGTGGATCACCGTGACGAGAAGATCGGCCGCAAAATCCGCGATTCGGAAGTTTCCAAAGTACCTTTCATGCTGATCCTGGGTGAAAAAGAGGCGGCAGAGGGAAAATTGTCTGTCAGGAGAAAAGGGGAAGGTGACCTGGGCAGTATGACAGTGGACGAATTTGTCAGTTTTTTCAAGAAAGAAGCTGCCGTGATTTCATGA
- a CDS encoding class I SAM-dependent methyltransferase — MITISPTHHTDYQLIDSGGFEKLEKFGPYVLSRPEPQAIWDKSLSEAEWEQRSNAVFKKDKNSQEKGQWIQKGEMPERWIFQYRHKNLHLRSKLALSAFKHVGVFPEQATNWDYIADSLTGLAAEKPSVLNLFAYTGIASLAARAGGADVTHVDSVKQVISWSRENMELSGLNNIRWVVEDALKFVQREVRRGNQYNGIILDPPAYGRGPDGEKWLLEESLNEILRLCAQLLKKENYFFIINLYSLGFSALIVENLMKAHFGDRVTPEFGELFIPDSFGKKLPLGVFARFSDRNTGTE, encoded by the coding sequence TTGATCACCATTTCCCCAACACACCATACCGACTACCAGCTGATCGACAGCGGTGGTTTTGAGAAGCTGGAAAAATTTGGCCCATACGTACTTTCAAGGCCCGAGCCACAGGCTATCTGGGATAAGTCGCTGTCAGAAGCAGAGTGGGAACAACGTTCCAATGCGGTTTTTAAAAAGGATAAGAACTCACAGGAAAAAGGTCAGTGGATCCAAAAAGGGGAAATGCCCGAAAGGTGGATATTCCAGTACCGTCACAAAAACCTGCATTTACGTTCAAAACTGGCCCTTTCCGCTTTCAAACACGTAGGCGTATTTCCCGAGCAGGCCACCAACTGGGATTACATTGCGGACAGCCTTACCGGGCTTGCGGCTGAAAAACCTTCGGTGCTTAACCTTTTTGCCTATACAGGCATTGCATCACTGGCTGCCCGCGCCGGAGGTGCCGATGTGACCCACGTAGATTCCGTAAAGCAGGTGATCAGCTGGTCGCGGGAAAATATGGAGCTGAGCGGACTCAATAATATTCGCTGGGTGGTGGAAGATGCATTGAAATTTGTTCAGCGCGAAGTCCGCCGCGGTAACCAGTACAACGGGATCATACTCGACCCGCCGGCTTACGGCCGCGGTCCCGACGGAGAAAAATGGCTGCTGGAAGAAAGTCTGAACGAGATACTCCGCCTGTGTGCGCAGTTGCTCAAAAAGGAAAATTACTTTTTTATCATCAACCTGTATTCACTTGGTTTTTCAGCATTAATTGTGGAAAACCTGATGAAGGCACACTTTGGTGACCGGGTTACTCCTGAGTTCGGAGAGCTCTTTATACCCGATTCTTTTGGTAAAAAGCTGCCGCTGGGCGTGTTTGCACGCTTCTCCGACCGGAACACCGGAACAGAATAA
- the rplT gene encoding 50S ribosomal protein L20 — protein sequence MPRSVNHVASRARRKKVMKLAKGYFGRRKNVWTVAKNAVERGLAYAYTGRKQKKRNFRALWIQRINAGARVHGISYSALIGKLNDKGIELNRKVLADLAMNHPEAFKAIVDQVK from the coding sequence ATGCCACGTTCAGTAAATCACGTCGCCTCACGGGCGAGACGTAAAAAAGTAATGAAACTTGCGAAAGGCTATTTTGGCCGTCGCAAAAATGTGTGGACCGTAGCCAAGAATGCCGTAGAACGCGGTTTGGCATACGCTTACACAGGTCGTAAGCAGAAAAAGCGTAATTTCCGTGCATTGTGGATCCAGCGTATCAACGCAGGTGCCCGCGTCCACGGCATCTCCTACTCTGCATTGATCGGCAAATTGAATGACAAAGGCATTGAGCTGAACCGTAAAGTACTCGCAGACCTTGCGATGAACCATCCGGAAGCTTTCAAAGCGATCGTTGATCAGGTAAAATAA
- the dnaK gene encoding molecular chaperone DnaK, protein MGKIIGIDLGTTNSCVAVMEGNEPVVIANSEGARTTPSVVAFMDNGERKIGAPAKRQAITNPKHTISSIKRFMGKKYDDTTGEMKTVAYSVEKGPNNTPRIPIGDRLYTPQEVSAFILQKMRQTAEDYLGQEVTEAVITVPAYFNDAERQATKEAGQIAGLDVKRIINEPTAAALAYGLDKQHKDMKIAVFDLGGGTFDVSILELGDGVFEVKSTDGDTHLGGDDFDQVIINWLADEFQKDEAVDLRKDPMALQRLKEAAEKAKVELSSSTQTEINLPYIFPVDGIPKHLVRTLTRAKFEQLADTLFQRMMEPCKRAMKNASYTNNDIDEVILVGGSTRIPRVQEEVEKFFGKKPSKNVNPDEAVAVGAAIQGGVLTGEVKDVLLLDVIPLSLGIETLGGVFTKLIEANTTIPSKKTETFSTAADNQPSVEIHVLQGERPMATQNRTLGRFHLSDIPPAQRGIPQIEVTFDVDANGILHVSAKDKGTGKEQKIRIEASSGLTDAEINRMREEAKANEAADKAERERIEKVNAADSLIFSTEKQLKEYGDKLSAGNKSAIEAALAELKTAHQGQDLSGIDTAMEKLNAAWQASAQEMYAQGGEGQPGAGQGAQTDPGAGAGNSGATDDVTDVNFEEVK, encoded by the coding sequence ATGGGAAAAATTATTGGCATAGACTTAGGAACAACGAACTCCTGCGTGGCTGTCATGGAGGGTAACGAGCCGGTTGTGATTGCAAACAGCGAAGGCGCGCGCACCACTCCTTCCGTGGTTGCATTCATGGACAATGGTGAACGCAAAATCGGAGCACCGGCCAAACGTCAGGCGATCACTAATCCCAAGCATACTATCAGCTCCATAAAAAGATTTATGGGCAAAAAGTACGATGATACGACCGGCGAAATGAAAACTGTTGCGTACAGCGTTGAAAAAGGACCGAACAACACGCCGCGTATACCCATAGGCGACAGACTATATACACCTCAGGAAGTTTCCGCTTTCATTCTTCAGAAAATGCGTCAGACGGCTGAGGACTACCTGGGCCAGGAAGTGACCGAAGCGGTTATTACTGTACCTGCATACTTCAACGATGCGGAGCGTCAGGCTACTAAAGAAGCCGGTCAGATTGCCGGTCTGGATGTAAAACGTATTATCAATGAGCCTACTGCTGCTGCCCTGGCCTATGGTCTTGACAAACAGCACAAGGATATGAAAATTGCCGTTTTTGACCTTGGCGGCGGTACTTTTGACGTATCGATCCTGGAACTGGGCGACGGTGTATTTGAAGTAAAATCCACAGATGGTGATACCCACCTGGGTGGTGACGACTTTGACCAGGTGATTATCAACTGGCTGGCAGACGAGTTCCAGAAAGATGAGGCGGTAGACCTGCGGAAAGATCCGATGGCGCTGCAACGTCTGAAAGAAGCTGCTGAAAAAGCGAAGGTAGAACTTTCAAGCTCTACACAAACCGAGATCAACCTGCCTTACATTTTCCCGGTAGACGGCATTCCGAAACACCTTGTCCGGACGCTGACCCGTGCGAAATTCGAGCAGCTGGCCGATACATTGTTCCAGAGAATGATGGAGCCATGCAAAAGGGCAATGAAAAATGCGAGCTACACCAACAATGATATCGATGAGGTCATTCTGGTAGGTGGCTCAACCCGTATCCCAAGGGTACAGGAAGAAGTAGAGAAGTTTTTTGGTAAAAAACCTTCTAAAAACGTAAACCCCGACGAAGCAGTGGCCGTAGGTGCTGCCATTCAGGGCGGAGTTTTGACGGGTGAAGTAAAAGACGTACTGCTGCTTGACGTTATTCCTTTGTCACTGGGTATTGAAACGCTGGGCGGTGTGTTCACCAAATTGATTGAAGCGAACACGACCATTCCATCCAAAAAGACTGAAACGTTCTCGACAGCTGCTGACAACCAGCCTTCGGTTGAGATCCACGTACTGCAAGGTGAAAGGCCGATGGCCACTCAGAACCGTACGCTGGGACGTTTCCACTTGTCGGATATTCCACCGGCACAACGTGGCATACCTCAGATCGAAGTGACTTTTGACGTGGATGCAAATGGTATCCTGCATGTATCTGCCAAAGATAAAGGTACCGGCAAAGAGCAAAAGATCCGTATCGAAGCTTCAAGCGGCCTGACCGATGCAGAAATCAACAGGATGCGCGAAGAAGCCAAAGCGAACGAAGCTGCGGATAAAGCCGAGCGTGAAAGGATTGAGAAAGTCAATGCAGCAGACAGCCTGATTTTCTCTACTGAAAAGCAGCTGAAAGAATACGGAGATAAGCTTTCCGCCGGAAACAAATCTGCCATTGAAGCAGCACTTGCCGAGTTGAAAACCGCACATCAGGGACAGGATCTGTCCGGAATTGATACAGCGATGGAAAAACTCAATGCAGCATGGCAGGCATCCGCTCAGGAAATGTATGCACAGGGTGGCGAAGGACAGCCGGGCGCTGGTCAGGGTGCGCAGACCGACCCTGGTGCAGGTGCTGGCAACAGCGGGGCTACCGACGATGTAACGGACGTTAACTTCGAGGAAGTCAAATAA
- a CDS encoding phosphocholine-specific phospholipase C, whose protein sequence is MESRREFIRKASMLTGAAGLFSTLPASIQKALAIDPQKGSTYLDAEHVVILMQENRSFDHCYGALRGVRGFNDPRAISLPNKNKVWLQTNAFGETYAPFRLNMKESRATWMGSLPHSWTNQVDARNNGKYDQWLIAKQPGHKEYARMPLTQGFYNREDIPFYYAMADAFTVCDQNFCSSLTGTTPNRLYLWTGTLRETPDPEKSYANVRNENVTDDAEASWKTFPERLEENDISWRIYQNELSINTGLTGEQDSWLANFTDNPIEWFSQYQIRFHTGYQHYLKKRVQEIPAEIEALEKKLPTLSTDSKEAVDTQKLIKNKQLSLRQSQEELVKWSPENFAKLSQKQKNIHEKAYTTNKKDPDYRKVATIKYMDGDIEHEAKAPQGDILHQFRADVKGGKLPTVSWLVAPENFSDHPTSPWYGAWYVSEVLDILTDDPEVWKKTIFILCYDENDGYFDHVPPFVVPDPYDADSGAVSSGIDCKTEFVTLKQDMQKKPEKESRHSPIGLGFRVPLIVASPWNRGGNVCSEVFDHTSILQFLEKFVSHKSGKEVKETNISTWRRTICGDLTSTFTPYDGQKIDLPTFLDRDEFMEGIYNAQFRKLPNAFKALTAEEISEINKNPLLAPLMPKQERGTRVSCAIPYELHANGSYNPDKNAFQISLKAGNDIFRDKAAGAPFAIYAPGKYKGEIVKVWNYAVKPGDTLQWAWNLSDFEEDRYHLRVYGPNGFFREFAGDKTNTFVEAVPVLELDKSKKPTGNIQLELTNRHPSMDYRITVRDNTYGAENQTATLPKKTTGKPNTKKLVLNLGKSFNWYDFSVEVESEPNLILRFAGHVETGAASQSDPLMGQMIS, encoded by the coding sequence ATGGAATCAAGAAGAGAATTTATCCGGAAAGCCTCCATGCTCACCGGCGCGGCAGGACTTTTCAGTACTTTGCCTGCCTCCATCCAGAAAGCACTCGCGATAGATCCACAAAAAGGCAGTACCTATCTGGACGCAGAGCATGTCGTGATCCTCATGCAGGAGAACCGCTCCTTCGACCATTGCTATGGCGCACTACGGGGTGTCCGCGGTTTCAACGATCCCCGCGCTATTTCACTGCCCAATAAAAATAAGGTTTGGTTGCAGACAAATGCATTTGGCGAAACATATGCACCCTTCCGGCTGAACATGAAAGAATCCAGGGCGACCTGGATGGGATCACTGCCGCATTCATGGACCAATCAGGTAGATGCCCGCAACAATGGAAAGTACGACCAGTGGCTGATCGCCAAGCAGCCGGGGCATAAGGAATATGCCAGAATGCCGCTCACTCAAGGTTTTTACAACCGTGAGGATATACCCTTTTACTATGCGATGGCAGATGCATTTACGGTCTGCGACCAGAACTTCTGCTCATCGCTGACCGGTACTACGCCGAACCGGCTGTATCTCTGGACCGGCACCCTCCGCGAAACGCCCGATCCTGAAAAGAGCTACGCCAACGTGCGGAATGAAAATGTCACGGACGATGCCGAAGCTTCGTGGAAGACTTTTCCCGAGCGGCTGGAAGAAAATGATATTTCTTGGCGCATTTACCAGAACGAACTCAGCATTAATACCGGGTTGACGGGCGAGCAGGATTCCTGGCTGGCAAACTTTACCGACAACCCCATTGAATGGTTCAGCCAGTACCAGATCCGCTTTCATACTGGTTACCAGCATTATCTGAAAAAGCGGGTACAGGAAATCCCGGCGGAGATCGAAGCGCTTGAGAAAAAATTACCCACACTTTCTACTGACAGCAAAGAAGCCGTCGACACTCAGAAGCTGATCAAAAACAAGCAGCTGTCACTCCGGCAATCCCAGGAAGAGCTGGTAAAATGGAGCCCTGAAAACTTTGCAAAGCTCTCGCAGAAACAGAAGAACATTCACGAGAAAGCCTATACAACCAATAAAAAAGATCCCGATTACCGCAAGGTAGCCACCATAAAGTACATGGACGGCGACATTGAGCACGAGGCCAAAGCACCTCAGGGTGACATCCTGCACCAGTTCCGCGCGGATGTAAAGGGTGGAAAGCTGCCGACAGTTTCCTGGCTGGTCGCACCCGAAAACTTCTCCGACCACCCTACCTCGCCCTGGTATGGTGCCTGGTATGTATCCGAAGTTCTCGATATCCTGACGGACGATCCGGAAGTATGGAAGAAGACCATTTTTATCCTTTGCTATGATGAAAATGACGGCTACTTCGACCATGTTCCGCCATTTGTAGTCCCTGATCCCTATGATGCGGACAGTGGTGCAGTTTCCTCCGGTATTGACTGTAAAACGGAATTTGTGACGCTCAAACAGGACATGCAGAAGAAACCCGAAAAAGAGAGCCGTCACAGTCCGATCGGATTGGGATTCCGGGTGCCGCTGATCGTGGCTTCACCCTGGAACCGGGGCGGGAATGTATGCTCGGAGGTATTTGACCATACTTCCATTTTGCAGTTTCTTGAAAAATTTGTGAGCCACAAATCAGGTAAAGAGGTAAAAGAGACGAATATCAGTACGTGGAGGCGGACCATCTGCGGCGACCTTACTTCCACATTTACACCCTACGACGGACAAAAGATTGACCTGCCCACATTCCTGGACCGGGATGAGTTTATGGAGGGGATTTACAATGCACAGTTCCGGAAATTGCCGAATGCCTTTAAAGCACTCACAGCGGAGGAAATCAGCGAAATCAACAAGAACCCGCTGCTGGCACCACTGATGCCCAAGCAGGAGCGCGGTACACGGGTATCCTGCGCCATCCCGTACGAGCTGCATGCAAACGGCAGTTACAATCCTGACAAAAATGCATTTCAGATCAGTCTGAAAGCAGGAAATGACATATTCCGCGACAAGGCTGCCGGTGCTCCCTTTGCCATTTATGCGCCTGGAAAATACAAGGGAGAAATAGTGAAAGTATGGAATTACGCTGTAAAACCGGGTGATACCCTGCAATGGGCCTGGAACCTGAGTGACTTTGAGGAGGATCGTTACCACCTGCGCGTTTATGGTCCTAATGGTTTTTTCAGGGAATTTGCGGGCGACAAAACCAACACATTTGTGGAGGCTGTACCTGTTCTTGAACTTGATAAAAGCAAGAAGCCTACGGGCAATATCCAGCTCGAACTAACCAATCGGCATCCATCGATGGATTACAGAATTACCGTGCGGGATAATACTTACGGAGCTGAAAATCAGACGGCAACTTTACCTAAAAAGACTACGGGCAAACCCAATACAAAAAAACTGGTACTCAATCTGGGCAAAAGCTTCAACTGGTACGACTTCTCTGTGGAAGTTGAAAGTGAGCCCAACCTCATCCTGCGCTTTGCGGGTCATGTTGAAACGGGTGCTGCAAGCCAGAGTGACCCGCTGATGGGCCAGATGATCAGCTGA
- a CDS encoding tetratricopeptide repeat protein — translation MNLNHMARLSCLLLSALLWTILLSSCQSDARNATRIPPVVKKTRAQWQDDAMASLTDLIGRGIDTDINYFKRARIYFEREQYTKALDDINKSIYEQNNSSEYFLLRGKVYREMGRMGNALEDAQRAEALQQRSPDLYVLLADIYQAQGHFGEAAGYLSQALKMAPYDGGAYYVKGILQARQGDTLASLSSFDYATSVNPRLLRAYEQSIAILLKLNDPGKALEVNSRAIRRFPKSATLHFERGQIFQSMALPDTALYSYEMAVSIRPNYEEALIRVADLGIQLRRFPRALAAIHPLLRMKPASKEVNNMAGFCYEKTGEYEQAKEYYTTALGLSPGDQDARYGLFRIRQRQNEAMDAAYGTVDDGDDRFKLLDTARVKITTIQPRGTTNIRIDSSRKAKIE, via the coding sequence TTGAATTTGAATCATATGGCCCGGCTTTCCTGTCTGCTGCTCAGCGCCTTGCTGTGGACGATCCTGCTATCGTCCTGCCAGAGCGATGCGCGAAATGCCACGCGGATTCCGCCGGTCGTCAAGAAAACCCGCGCACAGTGGCAGGATGATGCGATGGCCTCCCTGACCGATCTGATCGGCCGCGGTATTGATACGGATATTAATTATTTCAAAAGGGCAAGGATTTACTTTGAGCGGGAGCAGTACACCAAAGCGCTGGACGATATCAATAAATCCATTTATGAACAAAACAATTCCAGCGAGTACTTTTTGCTGAGAGGGAAAGTGTACCGCGAAATGGGCCGCATGGGCAATGCGCTTGAAGATGCCCAGCGCGCGGAAGCTTTGCAGCAGCGCAGTCCCGACCTGTATGTTTTGCTGGCAGACATATACCAGGCTCAGGGACACTTCGGAGAAGCCGCAGGCTACCTCAGCCAGGCTCTGAAAATGGCTCCCTATGATGGCGGTGCCTACTATGTAAAAGGCATACTGCAGGCACGGCAGGGAGATACACTGGCAAGTTTGTCGAGCTTTGACTATGCGACCAGTGTGAACCCAAGATTGCTGCGGGCATATGAACAAAGCATTGCGATTCTGCTTAAACTGAACGATCCCGGCAAAGCACTGGAAGTTAATTCGCGTGCCATCAGGCGGTTTCCCAAAAGTGCGACCCTGCATTTTGAGCGTGGGCAGATATTTCAGTCGATGGCGCTGCCCGATACCGCATTGTACAGCTATGAAATGGCAGTGTCCATTCGCCCGAACTATGAGGAAGCACTCATTCGCGTGGCAGATCTCGGGATACAGCTTCGCCGGTTTCCGCGGGCACTGGCGGCTATTCACCCGCTGCTCCGCATGAAGCCAGCATCCAAGGAAGTGAATAACATGGCGGGATTTTGTTATGAAAAAACCGGCGAGTACGAGCAGGCAAAGGAATACTATACGACGGCGCTCGGCCTGAGCCCGGGTGACCAGGATGCCCGCTACGGACTCTTCCGCATCCGGCAGCGACAGAATGAAGCGATGGATGCGGCTTATGGAACCGTGGACGATGGCGATGATCGCTTCAAACTCCTGGACACCGCCCGCGTGAAGATCACGACGATACAGCCCAGGGGTACTACAAATATCCGCATCGACTCCTCACGAAAGGCTAAAATTGAATAG
- a CDS encoding SDR family oxidoreductase, which yields MTLQNPLFQDKVIIVTGASSGIGRACAIHLAHQGAKVVVNYASDEEGGQSALDEILSNGGAGILIKADVSKEHDVNAMFEETIQTYGRLDVLVSNAGLQKDAPFLEMSLEQWQKVIDVNLTGQFLCCRAAARQFVQQVENGSTNAHSELSVGKIILMSSVHDIIPWAGHVNYAASKGGIMMFMKSISQELAPYKIRVNSVSPGAIKTPINQEVWSDPDKYKSLMNLIPYKRIGTPQDVAKAVAWLASDDSDYVNGETLYIDGGMTLYPEFADNG from the coding sequence ATGACATTACAGAATCCATTGTTTCAAGATAAGGTAATTATTGTTACCGGTGCCAGCTCAGGCATTGGCCGTGCGTGTGCCATTCACCTGGCACACCAGGGTGCAAAAGTTGTTGTCAACTACGCATCAGATGAAGAAGGAGGCCAGAGTGCGCTCGACGAAATCCTGTCCAATGGCGGAGCCGGTATCCTGATCAAAGCCGATGTGAGCAAGGAGCATGATGTGAATGCAATGTTTGAAGAGACGATCCAGACTTACGGACGCCTGGATGTACTGGTAAGCAATGCCGGTTTGCAAAAGGACGCACCCTTTCTGGAAATGTCTCTGGAACAGTGGCAGAAAGTCATCGACGTTAACCTTACAGGGCAATTCCTGTGCTGTCGCGCCGCAGCAAGGCAGTTTGTTCAGCAGGTTGAAAATGGCAGTACCAATGCACACAGTGAGCTTTCTGTGGGTAAAATCATTCTGATGAGCTCTGTGCATGACATCATTCCCTGGGCCGGCCACGTGAACTATGCAGCTTCCAAAGGCGGCATTATGATGTTTATGAAGTCCATTTCCCAGGAGCTTGCACCTTATAAGATAAGGGTGAATTCGGTCAGTCCGGGTGCGATCAAAACGCCGATCAACCAGGAAGTGTGGTCTGATCCCGATAAATACAAAAGCCTGATGAACCTGATTCCCTATAAAAGGATCGGTACACCTCAGGATGTAGCAAAGGCAGTAGCATGGCTGGCGTCGGATGATTCGGACTATGTAAATGGAGAAACCCTTTACATTGATGGCGGGATGACGCTTTATCCTGAATTTGCTGATAATGGTTAA